The following is a genomic window from Haloarcula sp. DT43.
CCACAAGCTCGAAGAACATGAACGCCATCAGGAGGTTGTTGGCGACGACGAACCCGAGCATGCTCGCCGTGAACAGGCCGAGGCCGGCGTAGTACCGGGGGAGCCCGGTCTCGCCCTCGTCGTTCATGTATCCAAGCGAGAAGATGTGGACGAGGAACGAGATGAGACAGACGATAAGCAGCATGAGCGCCGACAGCGGGTCCAACAGGAGACCGAAGTTCAGTCGGAGCGACTCGACGCTCGCGGTCCACGTGTACAGTATCTCGTTGTGGACGTCGCCGCCAGCCACCGTCAGCGCGACCCATATCGACAGCAGGAGCGATCCGCCCGTCGCGGTAATCCCGGCGAGCGCGCCGCCTTTCGGCATGCGCTCGCCGGCGAACAGCGCGACGAGGAACGATACGAACGGCAGCAGGACAATCGCCGGAGCGTATGTGAATGCAGCCATCTGTTACCACCTCATCGTCGTCGCCTTCGTCACGTCCACGTCTGTGAAGTTGCGGTACAGGACCAGGATGATGCCGATGCCGATGGCGACCTCGGCGGCGGCGAGCGCCATCCCGAACAGCGCGAACACCTGGCCGGTGAGGTTCCCGTGTTGCAGCGAGAACGCGACGAGGTTGATGTTCGCAGCGTTCAGCATCAGCTCGACGGACATCAGGAAGACGAGCGCGTTCCGCCGGGTGAGGATGCCGAACAGGCCGATACAGAACACGGCCGCCGAAAGCAGGAGGTACGTCTCGGCCGGAATCACGCGTCCTCACCCCCCTGGCCGCCGTCGGCGGCAACGGCCACGTCCTCATCCTCCGTCGTCTCCACGCCGAGTGTCACCGACTCGCCGGCGACTTCCCGCCGGGCGAGCATGACGGCCCCGACGAGTGCGGCCACCAGCACGATGTCGATAATCTCGAAGACGATGAGGAAGCCCTCGCCGGGGACGGCCGTCTCGCCTTCGTCCATTATCGCGCCCGGGGCGATGTCGAACAGCGCCGCCCCGAGGCTCTTGGTTATCGCCGCCCCTTCGCCGAAGCCCGCCGGGGCGGGAAACGAGACGCCGATAAACACGGCCCCGAGGACGACGAACAGGCCAACAGCGGCTAGTCCCGCGACGAAACTCCCCTCGGTCTGTAGTTCGGGCTTTGTAGTCATGGTGCCACCTCTATCACCGACTCGTCCTCACGAGTCAGCATCACCGCGAAGGTGATGAGGACGAGGACGCCGCCGACGTACACCAGGATTTGCATGGTTGCGACGAACGCCGCCTGGTTCATGACGTAGAACACTGCGACGCTGACCAGTGACACGCCCAGTAACAGCGCCGAGTGCCAGACGTCCCGGACTAACACGACGCCCGCAGCGCTGCCCACCGTTACCATAGCGAACAGCGCGAACGCGATTGACTCTGCCAGTGCCATCTTACTTGGAGACTCTTTGCGGCGTCCCTTTGAAGATTCCTCTTTCGTCTCGCCAGTAGAGCCACTGTTTGCCGGTATGACCCCCCAGATTTCGGGGGCACTCCCGCTGCATGGACGACCCCCTACCAAAATAGGCGGTGTTCTTGCCGGGAGAACGGTCACACAGGCCTCGAACCGTGAGCTGCGAAGGTACCTGGCCGTCGGTCGGGAACGACTGTCCGGAACGGCCACACGTCAGAGAACAACCGGAAAGCGCGCGAGACGTTACTGGTAGTCGACTTCGCCGTCGCCCTCGCCGATCCACGCGCCCCGGTCCGGTTCGCGGGACTCCAGCGGGTCGATGTCCTTGTACCACGGCACGTTCTTGAGCTGTTCCTTGTCGTAGGCGAACTCGTCTTTCGTGTCCGCGGTGAACTCGAAGTTCTGGGTCAGCAGGATGGCGTCGGTCGGACAGACCTCCTCGCACAGCCGGCAGTAGATACACTGGCCGATGTGGAGGTTGTACTGCTCGCCGTTGCGCTGCTCGTCCATCACGATCTGGATGGTGTTGTTCGGGCAGACGTTCTCACACTGCCGACACCAGATACACCGCTCCTGGCTCCACTTGTGGACGCCGCGGAAGCGGGGGCTCACCTCGGGGGCGACGTCCGGGTACTCCACCGTGAACGTCTCCCCGTCGAGGGCGTGTTTCATCGTCGTCGCCATTGATTTCAGGATTCCTATCATGACAGGTCACCTCCGGTCGCTCGTGGGTCGATACGTGTGGCCGTCATTAGACGGTCACCCCGACGATGACCGCGGTCAACAGCAGGTTCGCAAGCGAGAGCACCAGCATCCCCTTCCAGCCGATTTCGATGAGCTGGTCGATACGGACGCGGGGCACCGCCGAGCGGGCCCACTGCGTGAACAGGAAGACGCCCCATATCTTGATCATGAACCACACGATGCCCGGCAGGACCGGGCCGGCCGGCCCGCCGAGGAAGATGGTGGCGATGATGGCCCCGCCCAGGAAGATGTGGATGAACTCCCCGAGGTAGACGAGCACGAAGTACACCGAGGAGTACTCGGTCTGGTACCCGGCGACGATTTCGGTCGGCGCTTCAGGGATGTCGAAGGGGTTGCGGCCGACCTCCGCGAGGTTCGCTATCATGAAGAGGACGAACGCGAAGGGGTTCACGAACGCGTACCACGACGGCAGCGGGCCGACCAGCGACTGCTGCTGGGCCGCGACGATCTCGCTCATCTGGAGCGAGCCGGCGAAGATGACGACCGACGCGCCCGTCAGGATGAGCGGAATCTCGTAGGCGAGGTTCTGCGCGACCGCGCGCAGCCCGCCGAGGAACGAGTACTTGTTGTTCGACGCGTAGCCGGCCATCACGAGACCGACGGAGGCCATCGAGGCCGTCGCGAACACGTACGCCAGGCCGACCTCGGGGTCGGCGAGCTGGATGCCGTTCCCCATCGGGATGACGGCGAACCCGAGCAAGGCGGTGCTGGCGATGACCAGCGGCGCGAGGTCCCACGCCGGCCGGTCGACGCCTTCGGGAACGATGAGTTCCTTCGACAGCAGGCGGACGGCGTCGGCCACGATGATGAACAGCCCGTACGGACCGATACGGTCGACGGCGATGCGGTCGGTGAACGCGGCGGTTATCTTCCGCTTTGCCCACGGACCGGCAAGCGCCGTGTTCGTCATCATGAGCGTCCCGATGAGCCCCGCGCCGACGAGGCTCATCACTATCATCACGGCCGTGCTGTTGGGGTCGAGTCCCAGCAGGTTCGCGAGCGTCTCGGGCAACGGCGCCGACTGCATTACCGGTCCACCTCCCCGAGCACGATGTCGAGGCTCCCGAGCGAGGCAATCATGTCAGGGATGTACTCGCCCTGGGACATCTCCGGCAGCGTCTGCAGGTTCGAGAAGCACGGGCTGCGTATCTTGAACCGGGCCGGCTTGTCCGTCCCATCCGAGCGGATGTAGATGCCGAGTTCGCCCTTCGCACCCTCGACGGAGCGGTAAATCTCCCTGTCGGGGTCGGGGCGGAGCGTCCGCGGGACGTTGGCCTGAATCTCGCGGTCGTCCTCCGGCCACTGCTCCAGGAGGTCGACGCACTGTTCGATGATGCGGGCCGACTCCTCGACCTCGCGGAGGCGAACGAGCACGCGGCTGAAGTTGTCGCCGCCCTGCTCGGTGACGACGTTCCAGTCGAGTTCGTCGTAGTAGCCGTACGGGTCGTCCCGGCGGAGGTCGTAGTCGACGCCCGAGCCACGCGCCACGGGGCCGGTCGCGCCGTACTGCTTGACCATCTCCTTGCTCAGGACGCCGGTGTCGACACACCGCATCTGGAAGATTTCGTTGCCGGTGACGAGGTCGTGGATCTCCTCGAGCTTGTGCGGCAGGTCGTCGAGGAAGTCACGGACCTTCTCGAAGTACTCCTCGCGGGGTTCGGGCAGGTCCCAGGCGACTCCGCCCAGCCGGAGGTAGTTGAACATCAGCCGCTGACCGGTCAGGTCCTCAAGCAGGTTCTGGACGATTTCGCGGTCGCGGATGCCGTACTGGAAGACGGCGGTGAAGTCGCCGAACACGTCCAGCGCGAACGTCGCCAGCGCGAGTTCGTGGGAGGCGATGCGGCACATCTCGGCGGACATCGTCCGGATGATCTGTGCGTACTCGGGGACCTCGATGTCGGCGAGGTCCTCGGCAGCACGAGCGTAGGCCCACTCGTTGAGGATGCCGGCCGAGATGTAGTCCCAGCGGTCGGGGTAGGGCATGATCTGGTGGCGGTAGGTGCCCTGCTGGCACATCTGCTCCTCACAGCGGTGCAGGTAGCCGATGTCTGGCTCGATGTCGGCGATCTGCTCGCCGTCGAGCACCGTCTCGACGTGGAGAACGCCGTGGGTCGCCGGGTGGTGCGGGCCGATGTTGACGAACATCGTGTCCGGGTCGTCCTCGCTGCGCTTGTCGTCCTGCAGCGGGTTCGCGTGCTCGCGCAGGGAGACGATCTGTGGCTGGTCCTGGTTGTAGTCCTGGCTCAGCGGGTGGCCCTGCCAGGTCTCGGGCAGGAGGATGCGACGGAGGTCGGGGTGGTCGTCGTAGTCGATGCCGACCAGGTCGTAGGCCTCCCGCTCGTGCCAGTCCGCGGTGTCGTAGACGCGCGCGGCCGACTCGTTGTGCGGGTCGTCCTTCGGCGAGGGCACGACGACGGACAGCTCCTGTGTCGGGTCGTCGTACTTCCGCAGGTGGTAGATGGACTCGTACCGGTCGTCGTACTCCTGTGCGGTGACACAGGCGCAGTGGTCGAACCCTGCCTCCTCTTTCAGCGTCGAGAGGACCTCCTGGACCTCGTCGGGACGGATGACGAACCCCTCGGCGTTGACGTGCTCCTCGCGGTCGAGGACGTGTCCCCCGAGCAGGTCCGCGAGCGCGTCGTAATCGAGGCCGTCCTCCGTAACGCCGACGTCGAGCGCCGTGTCGCGTGATGGTTTTTCTAAACTCATGGCAAGTTATGGAGAGTCGTTCCAGTTGTACCGCATGACGAGGTCCTCCTCGTCGATTTCGCTGGCGAGTTTGTCCACGAGCTCGTCCTGTTCGAGGTCGCCGAACTCCTCCAGTTCGTAGGGCTTGACCGTCACCGGCGAGGACTCGCCCTCGGCGATTCGCTCCTGGAGCTTGGCGATACCGTAGATGAGCGCCTCGGGGCGGGGCGGACAGCCCGGGACGTGGATGTCGACCGGGATGACCTCCTCCGCGCCCTTGATGACGTTGTACCCTTCCTGGAACGGCCCCCCAGAGATGGTACAGGACCCCATCGAGACGACGAACTTCGGCTCGGGCATCTGGTCGTAGACCCGCTTCATCCGCGGGGCGAACTTCGAGACGATGGTCCCCGGGACGATGATGACGTCCGCCTGGCGCGGGGACGCGCGCGGCACCCCCGACCCGAAGCGGTCCAGGTCGTGCTTGATAGCGTAGGTGTGAATCATCTCGATGCTACAGCAGGCGATGCCGAACTGCAGCATGAACATCGAGGAGCCCCGGACCCAGTTCATGAACTTGTCGAACTTGGTCAGGATAAAGGGCGTCGACCCGAACGCCTCGCGCAGCGTCGAGTTGAAGCGGTCGTCGGCCCCGTCACCCATGCGGGCCTCCTGTGTCGATACGTCTTCGACGGCCGGTGGTGTCTGGTCACTACTCATATGTGTCTGCCCCCTTCGTGGCGCGCGGACTGCGCACCCACTGGACTGCGCCGTTGCGCCAGGCCCAACCGAGTCCGACGATGAGCACGCCGATGAATACGACCATCGGCAGCAGCGCCGTAGTCATCCCGAACTCAGCGACGGCGTCGCTGTAGATGACCGTCCACGGGAAGATGAGGACGGTCTCGATGTCGAAGATGACGAACAGCAGCGCGACCATGTAGTACTGGATATTAAACTTGATCTTCTGGCTGCTGCCAGTCGGCACTTCACCGGACTCGTAGGTGGTGCGTTTGCCTTGTTCCGGCACGCTGGGCCGCAAGAGGCTCGAAACTGCCATCATACTGACTGGGATGGCTAGCGCCACGACCGCGAGCGCGCCGATGGCGATCCATGGATTACTCATTCCGGTATCTCCTATCGTCTGCCGGTTAGAAGTACTCGCATATAAGGGTTCATTGTTCGGTTTTTCGGCCCTGTAGGTCTTTAAGAGCCGACGCGCCACGAGCGGGCCCGACCCCCTCCGGCGTGGCTCGCGGGCTCCGATACCACCCGGCCTACTCGTCCCAGTACTCGCGTTTGAAGCCGGGCGTCCCGAGTTCGTGGAGGTCGCGCGACGCCTCGCCGACTTCTGTCTGGAGCCCCTCGTGGTAGGAGACGAGACGGTCGCGCAGTTCGTCGTACTGCCGTGCGAGAATCTGTGCCGCCGAGAGCGCGGCGTTGAACGACTTGCCGGCGTCGACGGCGGTGATTGGCGCGCCCTGCGGCATGCCGATAACCGAGTCGACGGACTTCTCCTGTACCGGGACGCCGATGACCGGCAGCGGGTACGCGATGCTCGCGGTCATGTTCGGCAGGTCCGCGGACTTGCCGCCCGCGCCGGCGATAATCACGTCGACGCCGCGGTCGGCGGCCGTCTCCGCGTACGCGTACATCAGGTCCGGCGTCCGGTGAGCCGAACAGACGAACGTCTCGAAGGTGAAGCGGCTCTCGGGCGCGTCGGTGTAGTCCGTCTGTTCCTCGAACCCGAGTTCGTCCGCGAGCGCGGCGTACGCTCCCGGCCGCTTGCCCTGCCCGCCGGCCATCGTCGGCAGGTCCGAATCCGACCCCATGACGATGCCGACGTCGGGCGTCAGGTCGTTCGGCCGGTCCATCGCGGCTTCTTCGTGCAACTGGTCGATGAGCGACTGGACGCTGTCTGCGGGCATGCGACCGACTGCGACCGGGACCGGCGTAAGTGTAGGCGGTTTCCGGTCAGTCGGCAAGCGCCGCGTCCAGTTCGACAAGCAGCGTCTGTGGCTCCGCGGGGAAGCATCTGAGAGGGGCTGCACGGCCCCGTACCTGTATCCTGAGCGCGTCCCGCTTGCGGTAGGTGAGCGCGAGGCTGACGACGCCGGCGACGGCGAAGGCACCGCCGAGGAGGACCGACCGGCCGAACGACAGCAGGCCGAACCCCACAAGCGCGGCGCTCATCACCGCGAGAAACCAGTCGACGTCCTGGAGGCTCACCTCGACGACGTCGTCGAGTTCGACCACCACCGGACCGTCACCGCGGTCGACTACCAGGCGGTCGGCACCGAGGACGACGCGCCCGCCGAGCCGGAGCGAACCGGCGTACCGCTCGGAGCGGACGGGCGCTTCGGCCGCGTCGTGGCTGTCCTCGCCCACGGTCAGTCGTCGCTCGGCGCGGGCGGCCGGTCACCGCCGCGGCCGCGGATGCGGTCGAGCGACGAGACGTACTCGCTGTCGTCCTCGGTGAGCGCGGCCCAGGCCGCGAGGCCGCGCTCCTCGCGGGTCCCCGGCACGGTGTTGTCGAGGACGAAGGCGACGATGCCGCCGACGACCATCCCGGTGCCGCCCATGACGAACAGCGTGGTGGCGACGACGTCGGTCCCGAGGACGCCGCCCAGCACCGGGACCGCCGCAAGACCCTGCTGGAGCGCCGTCGACCCGCCGACGTCCATCCCCTGTCCGACCTGGCTCATGTACTCGGGCACCGCGAGGCCGGCAAAGAGCGCGAAGCCGACGATGAAGACGTTCCGGTTGGCGTCGAGGTCGACGTACTTGAGCTGTGAGAGCCCGACGGCGGCAATCTGTCCGAACATGACGATGTAGAGGCCGCCGATGATAGGCGACGGGATGGTCGCAAACAGCTGGCCCGCCGGGCCGAAGTAGCCGACCAGCATCATCACGACCGCGCCGATTTGCACGACGTAGCGCGAGGCGACGCCGGTGATGGCGATTGCGCCGACGTTCTCGGTGTAGGAGGTACAGCCGTTGCCGGTCCCCATGATGCCGGCGAACACGTTGCCGATACCCTCCATCCCGATGCCGTCGTTGATTCGGCGGCCGCTCGGTGCGCCGCGGCCGGCGATGCGGGCGACGGAGTGGTAGTCGCCGAAGCTCTCGACGACGGAGGCGAGCATCCCGGCGAACATCCCGACGACGAACCCCGGCGTGAACTGCGGGAGCCCCCACTGGAACGGGTAGATGGGCTGGACCAGCGGTGCGCTCGTGACCGAGCCGAGCGAGACGTAGCTGACAGAGCCGGCGGCGAAGACGCCCGTGACCGAGAGGACGGCCGCAACGGTCCACGCGAACACGATGCCCAGCAACACGGGAAAGAGCTTGAACGCGCGGTGGCGTCGGTCGAGGTACTGCGAGCAGGCGACGATTGCGAGCATCGTCAGCCCGAGCAGCCACCAGTTCTGGCCGGTCCCGGGGCTTGCGAAGTTCGGGTTCGCAATCTGGGGGACGTTGAACAGCGCCAGGCCGATGAGCGCGATGACCGGCGCGATGACGACCGGGCCGACGTAGCGCTTGAGCTTCCCCATGAGGCCGCTGTAGCCGATTAGCACCTCGACGACGCCGGCGACGATGACGGCCCCCTGTAGCTCGACGAGCATGGTCTGCCAGTCGGCCCCCTGCTGGGCGAGCACGCCGATGATGGCCAGTCCGGGCGCGAGCATGGAGAACGTCCCGCCCTGGACGATTGGGTACCGGTTGCCCAGCGTCGTCTGGGCGAGCGTGGCGACGCCGGAGACGACGAAGAACGTCCCGATGAGACGGCCGACCTGTCCCGGTGCGGCTTCGAGCATCCCCATCGCGCCCGCGAGTCCGAGCGGAATCGCCACGGACGCGCCTATCATCGTGAGGTAGTGCTGGACGCCCAGCAGTATCGCCTGTTTCCGTGGCGGCTTGTCGTCGATGCCGTACTCGACGAAGCCGGCGGTCTCCGGTTCCTCCGGTGTGGTCGCGTTTTGGCCGTCGTCCGGCGGTGTCTCGTCAGTCATGCTCGCTACCCGTGGCACTGCCACTCCCGACACATATTCTTTGCTCGTTGGCCCGGCGGGACGGCCCGCTTCGAAAGGAAAACGCTCTTGGCCCGTTCCGACACAGTCTTGGACATGAGCAACGGGGACGACGAGGCCGACGCGTCGGACGACGCCGAGGCAGATGGGAGCGACGTGACCGCCGAAGAACTGGAATCGCGTCTCACGGAGGCCGGCGAGGCCCTCGACGCCGCATCGACGGAGGCCGACCTCGACGACGTCGAGTCGTCCCTCGACGACATCGAGAGCGACCTCGAAGCCGCCGACCTGCCGGAACCCGACGAGGACGACGACGATGCCGAGGACCCCCGCGAGGAACTGGAGGCCCAGCTCTCGGACCTGCGCGCCGACCTCGACGAACAGCGTGGTCCCTACGCCGAGGACGTGGTCGCCATCGTCTCCGACGCCGCGGACACCGTCACCGACAGCGAATGGACCGACGACGGCGAGGCGGACGCACAGGACGCGGTCGAGACGTTCCTCGACGAGAGTGCCGAGTTCGTCGACCACGACGCCGACACGGGTGGCGATTTCGTCGCCGCCGGGGACGCGCTGGAGACGGTCGCCGACGCCATCGAAGCCGAGAGCCTCGACCCCGACGACGACACGGAGACCATCCAAGGGCTCCTCGAAGCCGCCGAGACGCTGGAGACGGGGCTCGAAGAGGCCGAAGTCTGGGACGACCTGACGGTACAGGAGCAACTCGACGCCCGCGGGTTCTACGACGTGTTGACGAACGAGAACCGGAAGGACTTCCCGCCGGAGTGGAACGCGGCGAAGCTCCACGCCGAGGAGGGGAACTTCGAGCAGGTCCTGTTCGCCTACGACAAGCTCGGGTCGGAGTTCTTCGACGGCTACATCGTCGACCTCCTGTACAACCTCGGGAGCGACGCGGAACCGGCCTTCGACGCGATGCACCAGCGCGCACAGAAACGCGACAAGGGACCAATCGAGGTGCTGGGGAAGATCGGCGACGAGCGCGCGACCGAGACGCTCCACGACTACATCGACGGCGACGGCGACCCCGCGCTCCAGAAGGTCACGCTGCGTGCGCTGGGCGCCATCGGCAGCGCGTCGTCGGTCCAGCCCGTCGCCAATCGGCTCGACGCTGACAGCGAGGAGGTCCGCTCGGTCGCGGCCCGCGCTCTGGGCCTGCTCGGAGACACCCGCGCCATCGAGCCGCTGAGTAACGTCCTCAAATCCGAGGACAGCGATTCCGTCCGCGCCTCCGCCGCGTGGGCGCTCCGACAGATAGGGACCGAAGCGGCCCTCGACGAGGCCGCCCGCTACACGGACGACCGCGCCTACCTCGTCCAGGCCGAGGCGGAGAAAGCGGCGAGCGCCTGAGCCCGGGAACCTTTTTGTACGAAGGGGCGGCCAGACGCCCCGATGCGGTCGCTCACATTCGTCTGCTGTCTGCTCGTCCTCGTAGCTACGGCCCCACAGACCGCCACCGGACAGGCCGCTTCGGCCACGACGACGGCCGGTGGTCCCGACGAGCCGTCGATTCACGCGGTGTATCCGGACCCCGTCGCCGGCGGCGACGAGGGAGAGTTTGTCGTCCTCAGCGCCCCCGAGGGGACCGACCTCGGGGAGTACGCCGTCACCGACGGTGACAGCACCGCTGCCGTTCCGAACACGACTGCCAGCGGACGTGTCGTCCTCTCGACGGCACCGAACCGGACCCGGAGGCTCACCGACCGGCCGGTCGTGGGCCTCGACGGCCACCTCGGGCTGGCAAACGGCGGCGAGCGAATCCGGCTCCAGCACGGCAACCGGACCGTCGACGCCGTCCGGTACGCCGACCCGGCTGAGGGCGAACTCGGCGTCGTGAACGGCTCGGTCGTTCGCTGGCGGCCGCTGGGCGCGACCGACCGCCCCGTCGTCAGGGCCGCGGGCGGCGAGGTGCGGGCGTTCGCGCTCCCGGACGCGCCCGCAACCCCGCTTCGTCCGATACGGAACGCCACGGAGCGGGTGTACCTGGCCGGGTATACGCTCTCATCCGACAGAGTCGCCGACGCCCTCGTCGCCGCCCAGCGCCGCGGTGCGACCGTCCGCGTCCTGCTGGAAGGCGACCCGGTCGGGAGCCGAACCGCCACGGAAGCCCGCACCCTCGACCGGCTGACCGACGCCGGCGTCTCCGTCCGGGTCGTGACGGGGCCCCGCGCCAGATACCGCTACCACCATGCCAAATACGCCGTCGCCGACCGGCAGGCCGTCGTACTGACGGAGAACTGGAAGCCCGCGGGCACCGGCGGCAACAGCAGCCGCGGCTGGGGCGTGGTGACGGCACAGCCGCGGGTCGTCGCGGGGCTGAATCGGACGTTCCAATCCGACGCCGGCTGGCAGGACAACCAGCGGTGGTCGACGTACCGTCGTGGCCGGCAGTTCGAGCGAGGCGAGCCGGCGACCGGGGACTATCCGACCCGATTTCCCGCGGAGTCGGTGGCAGTCCAGCGGACGGACCTCCTGGTCACCCCGGACAACGCCCAGCGCAAACTCGTCACGACGATAGACGACGCGGAGGACTCCGTCGACGTCGTCCAGCCGACGGTCGGGGACTGGGACAGCCCGCTGCTCCGGGCGCTCCGTCGGGCTGGGGCACGCGGCGTCGAGGTCCGCCTGCTCCTCAGTGACGCGTGGTACGTCCGCGAGGAGAACACACGGACGGCAGAGCGGTTCCGGGAGTGGGCCGAGCGCAACGACGCGGCGCTGACGGCGAAAGTGGCCGACCCCGACGGGCGCTACGAAAAAATACACGCGAAAGGCGCAGTCATCGACGACGAGCGCGTCGTCGTCGGCAGCCTCAACTGGAACGAGCAGGCGGCGACGGAGAACCGGGAGGTCGTGGTGATACTCCACGGGAGCGACGCGGCGGCCTACTTCGGCGCGGTCTTCGACGCGGACTGGGCGGCCGGCGGGTTCGATACGCCGGTCGGGGTCCTCGCCGCCGTGGTCGGCCTCCTCGTGGTCGCTGGGCTCGCCGCTCGTCGCGTGTCCTTCGAGGCCTGAAAACGAGCGCCGACCCTACACTTCGTCCGGCAGCGCCGTCGAACTGCCCAGTTCCTCGTCGATTTCGGCCTCGGCCATCTTCTCGACCAGCGCGTCGATGACCGACTCGCGCCGGCCCTTGACGAACTTGATGGAGCCGACGACGAGGTGGCCGCCGCCGGAGACGCCGCCGCCGTCGACCTCCTCGGTGAGTTCGGTGACCATCCGCGGGATGTCGAGTCGGACGCCGTCGGAGCGCAGGACGGCGAAGTCCGGACCGTAGCCGATGGTGATGACGGGGTCGCCGGTCTCGGCGACCTTCCGGTCGTGGATTTCGCCGGTCGTCTTGCCGGGTGCGGGGTACGTGAAGCGGTGAGCGTGGTTCTCGACGTCGATGGTGTAGAGGTGCGCGCCGTTGTCGAGGCGCTCGTGCTCGACGTGGCTCATCGCGGCGTCGAGCTGGTCGGCCACGTCGCGCTCGGCGCGCTCGGCGAGGAAGTCGACGACCTCCGCGTGGCGCTCGCGGTCGTCGCAGTCGACGTTCAGCACGTCGGTGATGAGCTGTTCGCCGGAGCTGTACCGCAGCCAGTGGGTGGCGTAGTCGAGCGCCTCACCGATGTCGCGCAGGTCGGTCTCGTCGTACCCCTGTTCGCTCGCCAGGTCGATGTAATCCCGCATCGCCTCGGCCTCGGAGCGGTCCGAGAGGCCGGCGACGGCGGGGACGTGCGTGAGGTCCTCGGTGAGGTCGGGATCGATCATCCGGGCGAGTTCGACACAGAGCATGCCCGTCGTGATGCGGTAGTCCTCGTCGTGGAGATAGGGGTTGACGTGTTGCTCGATGAGCGGCTCGACGGCCTCGGGGTCCGGGTGGTGGTGGTCGACGACGACGACAGGGATGTCGTAGTGCCGGAGGTTCCGGTAGGCCGGCGTGTCCTCCTCGGTCGAGCCGTTGTCGAGCATCAGCAGCATCGGGAGCTTCTGGCCGTGGCGGGTTCGGTCCTCCAGCGCGAAGTTGAGGTCCCGGGTCACGTCCTCCATCTCGTAGTAGGGGGCCTTGCTCGGCAAGCGCTTGAGGAGGTGCTGGGGCGCGCTGTCGTCCTCGTACTGGGAGGCGATAAAGGACTCCAGCGCGACCTGCAGGGGGACGCTCGCACAGAGGCCGTCGCCGTCGGCGTGGTGGCGCATCCGAATCGGCCGGCCCGAGAGCACGGTCTTGCGGAGTTCGGTCGCCACTTCGCGGAGGTCGTCCCACAGCTTCTCGAAGGCGGGCCACTCGACGAGTGGCTCGATGTCGGCCGGCTGGGCGGCCTCGGCCAGCGCGGCGTCGAGGTCGCTCTCGACGTCGGCGGCGGCCTCACCGTCGAGGACAGTGAGCGACTCGGCCTCGACCTGCAGGCCGTCGTCGCGCTCCTCGGCGCGCCCGGAGACGCGGACGATGTCGTCGATTTCGACCTCGGGGTGGGCCCGGACGCCGGCCTCCTCGAAGGCGGCACAGGGGACGATACCAGTCTCGTCGCGGACCTGGAACACCGTCGGGCCGCCGGTCTGTTTTATCTGGACGACCTGGCCCTCGATGACGACGGTCGAGCCGGTGGCGTCGGCGAGGTCGGCGACGGTGGTCGCGTCGCCGTGGACGACGCGCTCGTCCTCGTAGTCGGCGACCCGGACCTCCTCGAAGCTCAGGTCGCCGTCAGGGCGGATTTCGCCGAGTTCGACGATGAGGTCGTCGCCCACGTCGTACTGACCAAGGAGATTAGAGTCGTGGACGAGTCCGGAGACAGCGTCGGAGAGGTCGACGAACACGCCGTATTCGACGGTCCCGTTGACGGTTGCGTGGTACAGTGCGCCTTCT
Proteins encoded in this region:
- a CDS encoding DHH family phosphoesterase, giving the protein MSSPTGTGDGATVPDGGTIVYDLADQCTSDDLEEGALYHATVNGTVEYGVFVDLSDAVSGLVHDSNLLGQYDVGDDLIVELGEIRPDGDLSFEEVRVADYEDERVVHGDATTVADLADATGSTVVIEGQVVQIKQTGGPTVFQVRDETGIVPCAAFEEAGVRAHPEVEIDDIVRVSGRAEERDDGLQVEAESLTVLDGEAAADVESDLDAALAEAAQPADIEPLVEWPAFEKLWDDLREVATELRKTVLSGRPIRMRHHADGDGLCASVPLQVALESFIASQYEDDSAPQHLLKRLPSKAPYYEMEDVTRDLNFALEDRTRHGQKLPMLLMLDNGSTEEDTPAYRNLRHYDIPVVVVDHHHPDPEAVEPLIEQHVNPYLHDEDYRITTGMLCVELARMIDPDLTEDLTHVPAVAGLSDRSEAEAMRDYIDLASEQGYDETDLRDIGEALDYATHWLRYSSGEQLITDVLNVDCDDRERHAEVVDFLAERAERDVADQLDAAMSHVEHERLDNGAHLYTIDVENHAHRFTYPAPGKTTGEIHDRKVAETGDPVITIGYGPDFAVLRSDGVRLDIPRMVTELTEEVDGGGVSGGGHLVVGSIKFVKGRRESVIDALVEKMAEAEIDEELGSSTALPDEV